The following DNA comes from Hyalangium gracile.
GAGCCCGGCGGCCTGCTGCCAGCTCACCACTCGCAGCTTCAGATCCTTGACCTCCTGGGACTGCTGAAGCTCCGCCAGCGTGGCGTCCAGCTTCGTCGGGTCCTTCAGGATGAGCGCGGCGCTGAGCACCATGCCGCCCTCGATCTCCTTCTGGGAGTAGACGTGCTGCAGCAGGTTCTCGTTGCGCTGGGCGGCGCCGGTGTCGCTGATCTGCTCGTTCTCGTTGATGAGGCCCGGCGTGGCGTCGGCCACCAGCGCGGACGGTGCGGACTCTCCGAAGAGGGAGGCCTCGGCGTCCTCGCGCTTTACCTCGGCCGCGCCGCTCCTGGTCTTGAGCTGGGCGATCTCCTCCTTCTTGTCCTCGGTGAGGTAGCCGTACAGCTCGCGGAAGGAGATCATGTCCATGAGGCTGGAGTTACCCGCCAGCGGGGACTTCTCCAGGCCGCTGAACTCGTAGGTGCCGTAGATGGGCACGTTCACGCTCTGCACGTATCCGGTGCGGCTGAACGCGGTGATGGTCAGCGTGTCGCCCAGGCGGATGCGGTACAGGTCCAGCAGTGGTACCAGCTGCTCGTAGAACTGCTTGTAGCGGGCGTCGAAGTTCTCGTCGTTCACCGCCAGGAACGCGTTCAGCAGCCTGGCCAGGTCCTTCTCCTGGCTGCCGAGGAGCTCCTGCAGCCGAGCGGTGGCCTGCTGCGTCTTGAGCGGGTCGAGCTGGTAGACGATCTCTCGCGTCTGCGTGGAGTTCTCCTTCACGTAGCGCTGCAGCAGCGGGTCGGTGGCGATGGTCTTCTTGTTGGTGTCGCGCTCCTGCTTGATGAGGTCCATGCGGCGCGCCGTCTTCAGCTTGAGGAACTCCTCGTAGAAGTACTTGGACAGCAGCATGCCCCGCTTGCCCCGCGGCACCGCCTGCCCGTCCACGATCCTCATGCGGTCGAAGCTCTTCTGGAACGCTTCCAGATCCGTGCCCACGTAGTGGATGTAGAGCAGGTCCCCGTCGGCGGCCTGAGGCGCCAGCTCGTTCTCCAGGAACTCCAGTGAGGCGAGCGGGTCCTTGTCGAAGTCGGCCCAGAAAGCCTCCGAGCGGGCCTTCTCCAGCGCCGCCTCCTCCGCGGGCTCCCGCTCCTCGTCGCGCATCAGGACACGGCGCGTCTCCTGCTCGGAGTGCAGCAGGTTGGCCAGCTGCCGCACGTGCGCCTTGAGGCTGTCGAGCTGGGCGCGCAGCTCGGGCTTCTCGCCCTCGGCGCCAGCCCGGCGGTACAGGTCGCGCAGCCGCGCCAGCGTCAGGTCCACCGTGTTGCCGGAAGGAATCAACGCGCTGTTGGTGCCCATGGGCACCACGGTCCGCACGTTGGGGTGCTTCTCCAGCGCGGCCTTGATGGGCGCGAAGCTGTCGATGGCCGCGATGTCCGCCTCACCCTGCATGCCGCCGAACAGGGCCAGCTCCTCCTTGGACTTGTCCGAGTACACCTGGAGGTGCCCGGACAG
Coding sequences within:
- a CDS encoding ABC transporter permease: MLGSLKLLLQVAFRNLLKSKVNIIIGGIIFFPSCLVVTGGALLDSIDSSMSRSIIGSLSGHLQVYSDKSKEELALFGGMQGEADIAAIDSFAPIKAALEKHPNVRTVVPMGTNSALIPSGNTVDLTLARLRDLYRRAGAEGEKPELRAQLDSLKAHVRQLANLLHSEQETRRVLMRDEEREPAEEAALEKARSEAFWADFDKDPLASLEFLENELAPQAADGDLLYIHYVGTDLEAFQKSFDRMRIVDGQAVPRGKRGMLLSKYFYEEFLKLKTARRMDLIKQERDTNKKTIATDPLLQRYVKENSTQTREIVYQLDPLKTQQATARLQELLGSQEKDLARLLNAFLAVNDENFDARYKQFYEQLVPLLDLYRIRLGDTLTITAFSRTGYVQSVNVPIYGTYEFSGLEKSPLAGNSSLMDMISFRELYGYLTEDKKEEIAQLKTRSGAAEVKREDAEASLFGESAPSALVADATPGLINENEQISDTGAAQRNENLLQHVYSQKEIEGGMVLSAALILKDPTKLDATLAELQQSQEVKDLKLRVVSWQQAAGLFGQFVTMMRMVLWGIIVILFVVVLAIINNAVMMATMQRVKEVGTMRAIGARRSFILSMVLLETVVLGLVFGGLGAGVGSGLITWLHNVGIPAGSEEMYFFFSGPRLMPVLAPSNIIAAFALVVGVSLFSTLYPAFMAMRVSPVTAMQTDE